The DNA sequence gtcCGGCAGACGCAGAGCGCCGGCAGTAATATTAGCCGATGCTACGCTGTGCTCTGTGCTTGATTACGATGCTTATGCTAATGGTTAAAGACGCAGAGAGAGCTTTCTCGATCATCGTTACTCTTTTGGTGTAAGCGGGGATCCTGGTCACCGCAGTCAAATCGACCAGCCAGGTTCATGACCGAGCTCTGCTGGTTGCCCCTTTCGGCAAGTAGATGGAATTCTGTCTGACAGAAGAGATCCAATCCAAGCCATTCTAATCCCTGGAAGCAAAAAAGAGGTCGTAATGGCGGCTACTGTAGGTCCACTATCTCATCTCGCTCAGCCATCGTACAACTTGACTACAAAAAGATCCTTACCAGGAGAACACGACAACAATACGAGAATCCCGCGTACATAcagaaagaaagaaagatACACGAACCATCACAACTCATCTACCAGAAGCCACCGCCGCCTTCATCTATCGGCCACCGGCAAGCCCGCCCCATATCCGCTAACTCTCCGTCCGCACGAGCCATGGGAGATACCCTCACCCTTGTCGTTTCAGCGTCGCCTGGGTCCCTGTCACTGCTTGTCGCAGAATAACGACTCTGTTCCCCACCCTTAAATTATCCTCTCCCTTTGTTTTCCCAACCACGTAGAACTTGCTCGCCGGCTCGGGCGGCCATAACCATGGCGCGACACAGCAGGGTCCCTTTCCTGAGTAATTGAGCGAGCGATAATTAATTCATTCACATGGATGCTGGCATCTCGCCGTCGTATCGTCTCAATCCTTGAGGCCTGAATTACCAAGGTCCTGGGCCTTGGTGCTGACCTCTTCATCTATTCCGAACCTGTGGCCCATCTTCCGCAAGGATCAATCTCGCTCTTCCATGGAAGTCTTCTTTGTCGTCCACCGTTTTTGGCGAGACTCTTTTCGTCCGGTTCACCGTTCCCCATCAAGGCTGTGCCGCGTCATGGATTCCTCGCTCATCATCTCGCCAATCACCCAACCTCTCCGCCCGCGGGGAGATTCGTTCTTGGCTTTGCAAGGAAGATACCGTTGATCCGACTGCGCTATTAATGGCTCCAAATACGAACTAGCggtgttgatgctgatggatgctgatgctaTCCTCATCTGATGTCTCCATACGCTCTCACAACGTAGTATGAGTACAGCCTTATAGGatctcttgggcttctcgccaagaccaacacAGGCATATGCAGCGAGCCTCATTAACCATGTCCAATTCAGTCTATGCTTAGCCAACATAAGCCACGTTTTGGgcatcatccttctcctccttcggGTCTCTGTTTGCTGCGGCCTTCTCCTATCAAAAGCCTCCGAGAGCATGGTATCACAACCCACACTCAACTGCGTGGACAAGGGGCTCGTCCCTGGGTTGTGATATCCGATCAAGTATAGGCCGAGATTGCCAATCATTTGCCGCATATTAGTGGCGTGGATGTTCCCAGATCTCATCCCATCTCTCATTCGACCTCCTCGATCCTAGGCCGAGGCCGCCCAGATGCGTCTACCAGCGTCCCGCTTGGGTTGACGTGGAGGCCCGCCAAGTTTGTAAGCGCCGGGCCGCTTGGCTGACTTTGCGTTGGCAGCATGCTTGCCATCTGCCAGTTTTCCAAGCTCTCGATCACGTCGTTGGCATGTTGCTTCACCAGCCCGTCCCCGTCTGTGGCCGCCACATATTGCAGAGTCCTCAGGATATCCTCTCGACTCTCGTTGGTGAGACCGAACCCAAGTTTCCGCCCAGACTCCTTGGCAGCGTCCAGAGCTCTCACAAAGCTCAGCACATTCAAGATGGCAGCTCTTCGGAGGATAGCCGTCTCCAGCTCACGCTCCATGGCGAGAATGTTGACACATAGGTCAACACTTGCAGAAACCAAGGTCGGTCCTATGCCACCGATATTTGTCTCGAGAGCGGCACCAAAGATGGACAGCGCTGAAGTTCGCACTCGAACATCTTCGCTACCCCTCTTGCTTTCCCACCCTTGAAGGATTTGCGCCAAGATGTCATTATTGGCCCTTTCTTCTTCGGTTAGATCTTCGTCCACatccatgtcgtcgtcgtcatcctcatccttcctCTTTTTCATcattttcttcttctcatcgcGAGTCTGCTTAGCCATTGTCTTTGGCCGGTATCCACGACGCCCAGCAATGGAGAGTAGTGTTTCGCAAACTTGCTGGGCCACATCTCCTGCAAAAGTCTCACCAAGTCGCTGGATCACTTGAAGTAGTGCCTCGCCAAACCGTAGTCGAACATCCGTCGATGTCTTTTCCTGAGCATCCAGGTAGTGAtccagaagctcctggaCCGCCGACTTTGGGTGCTTGTTTGCAAGCTGAGTGTATACTTTGATGACCCGCAAGTTGATATAGTCTTCGTTGttctcaaggagattggaCAGTAGCACGGAGACCGCGGGAATGTCCAGAATGGGACTATCTGCCAGTATCAGACCAGAGAGTAGATTGAGACCCTCTGACACAACCGGCGGCGGGTTATCGCTACCTCCTGTGATGTAATTCATCGCCAGGCTATAAGTCCTGCGGTCCTCGATTTGGCGGGCGCTCGGTGCTGAGGTAGGCTCGTCCAATTCTTCCACATCGTCTCGATACTTGAGTAGCAACGCCAAGTTTCTTGCAGTGGGTGACACTTGTGCCCTGTCTTCTTGAGACAACCTGTCCAGGGTAGTTTCGACaatcttgagctcctccggTTTGATATGAGATTTCTGGAACGTTGGTGCCGTGATAACCAGATTCAGGAGACTGAGTACCACCGCTAAGAGATCATCTGCTAGTCGTGATTGGCCATCTGCGGTGAGAACCTGACAGATAAGCTCTAGCAGCTGGTCGAAATGGCTGACGAGCTTCTCAGGCGCTTTGTCCATGAGTTTTTGGAGTACAGTGACTTCAACAAGGTCCTGAACAGGAGACCCCGGCGCCTCACCTTCAGGGTGGATGTCGATTTTAATCTCGTCGTTTTGCTTCCCTGCCGTCTCGATCCATCGTCGCAACAGGCTGAGAAAGATGGATGAGACTTCTGCTGCGGAGCAAGAAGTTACGATGGAATCAACCAAGGTAACTGATTTGTCTTCGAGCTCGGTCCAGTTTAGCTCAATACCCGATTTGAAGTCGAAGCCACGCGGTTCCACTGCCTCGACATCTCCTTTCCCTTTCAGACGATACTCCCAAGGCTTTTCCGTGTCACCCGTAGAGCCCTTGCAGAGGAGATTCTTGAGGAAGGGCTTGACACTGTCGGCGGTACCAAAGAGCCTCAAGTAAGCCTGCAGCAATGTCCTAGCAGGCTTGACAAAATCGTTCTCGGTGACGGGTAAAGGGTTGGTCCATGACCCAAGTACCCAGATTTGGACCAGTACTGGTCTAAGGAGACGCCTACATAGGCCAGGAGATGGGTTGGATAACACAAGAGTGTTAAGTCGCTGCAGGGATGTCTTGAGTGGCTGGGAGGCAACAAGAACACGATCCTGGCTGAGGTCAACGATGTCTTCCTCCTGTTTGATGACGGTTGAATCAAAACCTGACTCCGTTCTCAGTGACGGATTCAAGTCTTGCACGAGCGGTTGAACGAATGCGTTCCATCCAGGAGATCCTAAGTTAAGATTATTAACGCTGGCACAAATATATCGATCCATTTTACTCACCAGGCGCTCCATATTGCTTCTTCCCGAGGATCCCGTATCCAACAATTTGGGCGGCAGTCCTCGCCATATCTGGACCAGCTTGTCCATCTATAAGACCGAAGAGCTGCCCAGAAATACCCAAGAACCATGCATCTGCGGTCATGCTCGCAGGCACCGACGACAACAGCCGGGTAGCAACAGCGACAGCCTCATGGGTGATGCTGGCACCTTGCTTCTGCGGTGCTGCATCGGCTTCTGGTGTCTTTCCAACATTGCTAGGGTGCACCGAAAAGACAAACTCCATGGTTCCGCGGACGCCATCCGGACGAAGCGGGATGAGAGTCAGGGTTTGGAGTATCGGATTCCGCAGCCATGGTGGAAGAATAGAGGGTTTAATGAGGGCATTCAGAGCTGGTAGAAGAGTCCATGTTTCGGTGCTTCTAAAGTCAGTATCCCGTCTTAAAGGCTAAGCTGCAGTCATGCACTACTGACCTCTCAATAAGCTTGTTGTACTCCTCAACACCTGAAGCTCGAGTGGCGGCATCAATATTAGGATCAAAAGCCTTTTTCCCAGCTTCAACTATCACTTCAATAATTTTAGGCTGCCCGCttgccgaagaggatgagctcGCCATTATGGTTACGGCTCAAGGTGGAAATAATGGAAGTATGGAAAAGTGTTTTGTCATCATGATCCATTCAGCCTGACCTTCATGTGCACCCATCACACTATTAGCACTGTGGGGAGGTTGGTATCACGGTCACGTGCGAGCGCGTCGCCCTGGCATTCAAATGTGGGGACGCTGCCTCTCTTCgcgtcttcttcccttcctcacTGCACTTTCACAGTCAACAACCACTCCGCGTTTCTGTTCAGTTCCTCGGTTTTTTGCTGGAGACACGATTATCACCGGAATGCCTAACGATTCATACAGATCAGCTTTCTGGAATCTCTCGACGCTTCAAGATGAACTCCTTCACTCTTACTCAACACGCGCGACGCCTCCCCCACAGTTCTCCGACTCACGTTTTCCGCAAGGAATGTCTATCGCAGGCCCCCTTCCCATCTGGTTAACCGCAATATGCCGCTCTCGAACCTGTATCAGGATCTCGTTATGCCGCAGCTGGATTATTGTGGATGCACCGCGATCTGTACAGGTCGTACCAGGGCAGAAGGGTAACGCGTTTCGGAACTTAACCCTAAGAAGATATCTGGTTTAAGCTTTGCGCTCTTGTCGTCCAAGTCGTCTTCTAAGCCGGCTAGGCACCTATGGCTGTGACGTGCCCGCTGAAAAGTTGGACGATCGGCTTGTGGTGCCAGGCGGACGGACAGGCGAGGAGGACAGTCCAGTCACCTCTGTGTGCGCGAGAGGATCGGTGCCATGAGCCGTGACGGTAAGAGCCTCTGGTCTGAGGACGCTCGTCAGCCCTTTCCACTGGAACCAGCACATCGGTCAAGAGTAGACCGTCCTGGAGATGCAATCAGCCACGGGATCATGGAGATGGAACCGGCTTGGCCCTCGCGCCCTCTGTGcccaagcagccaagaagtGGGGTGTTGGTATGGCTTCATACAGTCAGTCTCCGTATTTCATCAACTTGCCCAAGTTGTTGCCTGTCGGAACCGCCATCTGGTTAACTCCACCTGGTGCAATGGGCCACTTGCGGAAACACACAGAAATTCGAACGACAACTGACCATTCTTGCCAGCCAAACGGCTCCCGGCCCTTCGAAGCTGCAGATCGATGGCTTGGCAGATTGCTGCACTGGTTCATATCAATCCACTCCCTCGGCTCGATTCGCTCCCAGGACCATACCATGGCAATTCGTCGTGGTGTGTGACGCTCTGCGTCTGGTCTGACCAAGCGCATTAACCTCTAGCCATGGGTCCCCAATCCCttggtcatgatgggcgCCAGCCCACCTGAAGGTGCCTATATACTGGACAGGGTCCAGATGGCCCTAAAGGATTCCTCGACTCTAACCTGAAAAGGCGAGCCTGAGATGACAGGGTGGTTTTTATGGATGTCTTTTGTCCACCCGTTCACGTCCTCCGCAATTCTTGCTACAAGATGGAGAGATTACAAAAACTGGTCCTTGTTGGCAGTGCGAATCAAACAGAAGGGGTCATCTTGTTCGTGTCGAGTGTTTTTCAGACTGCGTTCTGTCATGACGGCTTTCGGTGGTATCCTGTTGGCGAAGGCATCTAACTATACTGGGATTTGCAGCTACCCGGGACAGTTCAGCTTTGCATTCGCCTTGTTCCCAACGACAAGATCTACAGCCAAGGTTCAAAGCAGCATCGGGACCCATCTCGAGTTGGAGTCAAAGTTTCGTACTTGTCTGGTGTTGTGGCGGGCCTGGCTGTGGGTTGAGTCCGAGGTTGCTGGGTCGCGCAGCTGGACTGAGTTGTACCGTTGGATCTTGGACATGCCTGGTTGGATAGGTAGTCCTGGTTGTCCTCTCACCAGAAATGGTGCGGAGGGCAACCCCCCGCAGAGGGGATAAGTCTACCCGCTTCCTCCGCTGTTGACATAGGTGCTAACACTGAAGCAGGTCGATATGAGAGCTTCAGCGCTCGTTACAACCTGAGCACGAACAGCGTGCCTACACGTGGGAGACAGCTAATCAGTCGACAGTGGAGCCGGCTTGCGCGATATTCCAGTCCATTTCTCGGAGCCGACGGCACGGAGGATATATATGATGATGTCATTGCGCGACCCTTCAACACAGGCCTCCCACAAGCATTTCTGCCATTGCTGTTGGTAAGGCTGTGCGACGGAACTTCCAGGCTAATTAGGGGCTAAGATCGAGCTGATGCAGGAAATTGATAGTCTGGGAGCTGTTTCACGTCTTAGCATGTGCCTGGGTGGTGTCCGCCAAAGCTTGATTCCATCCCGGCTGTAAGAGATGGACCAATAGGATGAGGCCAATGACTTGAGACCAAATGACAGTGATGTCACCCAATGCAGGAACTTGTTGGCACAGGAGCCGGTCAGCCGGCTTTAGTCATAAACAAGCGGTTCTCCCTTTAGATCTTTTCGTATCTCGTGCTTCTAGCTTGGACATTCGCGTCTCCCTTGCTACCAGCCATCGTGGGATGTGAAAGAAGTGCCCTGATCCATCAATATGCTCAAAGCAGCATTCCTGGGCCTCGTGCCCGTCGTCCTTGCCCTTCCGGCCGCCGCGCCCGTCGCAGAACCCACCGTCTACCGAGCTGTAGCCGTCAAGGCGCCCGAACCTACCGAGGTGGTGGTTCTTGAACAACGCGACATCATCGACTCTGTCGAGAGCTACGTCGACGGCCTTGTGACCCGTGTTGAGAGTAAGGTCTCAAAATGGGTCAACTCTGGAATCCTTGACTATCCGAATGGCTTCCCTACTGGTGATGCGGTGAAGGAGTCGCTGGGTATCtcggacgatgacgatgaactGGCCGCGCAGCCAACTCAGGTCCTAAACCTCCCGTAAGTTGGCCTCAATTTGGGCTTCGGGCGCACAAATTGACCATGAGATAGCCCCTATGCCAATTGGACGAACGATGGGTGGAATGTGCGAGTTCACGGCAACGTCTACAAGATCCCGGACATCGATCAGGACAAGATTGACGATCTCGCCAATGTCTTTCTCATTGACACGGATGTCGATGAGCTCTCACCGTCGCAGCAAGCGCAGGCTCGAAATGTGACCAAGTCCATCTTTGTGGTGCAGCAGGGCGATGTGAGCGTCACGATGAACTTTGTGAACAacgttggtgttgatccGGATGAGAGCGGTGGTGCCATCAACGCGGTAAGGGCGAGATGAGAGATGTGGTACTTGCGGTCGCTGATGAAGTTCTAGAAAGGCGGTGCTCAAAAGATCAAGTTGCCATACAACACCACGCGTGAAGGCGACTTTGATGTCTTTGTCAAGCTACGAAACACCACGGGGCCAAACGACGGGTACTTGATCCCAGGCAACGAGACATCGCGAATCCAGACCTTGAATCTGTACGCGGAGGGCAAGAACAACAGTGGCAATGCCACAGCATATCTGGTTCCGCCCAAGGGCATGACCATCGTGTCAGATATCGACGATATCCTTCGTGTGACCAAGATCTACGAACCCAAGGAGGGTCTCCTCAACACCTTTGCTCGACCATTCGTCTCGTGGATGAACATGCCAGATATCTATGCCAACTggtcctcgtccatcaaCGACCTTCACTTTCACTACCTCACGACGACTCCCGAGCAGGCGACGCGCAACTACATGAGCTTCATCTACAATACGTACCCGCTCGGTTCGTTCGATACTCGCCCGCTCAACTTTTCCGACCTGTCGGCAACGCTCTCGATCCGCCggttcctcctcgacaaggtctTCCAGACGTTCCCCGACCGCAAGTTCATTCTCGTCGCCGACACGACAAATTCGGATGTCATGAAGGCGTATCCTGCGTTGTACAAGGACTACCCGGGACAGGTGCAGTGCATCTTTCTGCGCAACACCAGCGCGACCGACGACGGGAACAAGTTTCCGTATAACACGGAGGGCTTCAAGGGTATTCCTCAGGAGCGCTACATGTTCTTCCGCGTACCGGATGACCTTTCGCATCTGGACATTGCCAATGGACAATGCTACAACAGCTCCATAAAGCAGAACGTGACGTTTAGCTACCAGGGCCTACCGTTTGGActgagcgacgacgacaacgcaGCTGCGATGGGTGCTAGTCCGAGGATCGGCATGGTTCTCGCGGGattggctgctgctgttctggcggtgatggtgtAGTTGGGGAGTTGAACGGAGGTGTATCCCGGTAGAGGAAATCACGGCCTTGGGAATGAGCATAATTATGACGACAATGATTACGTTGAATTGTTCCACTATTAAGTACACGATAAATGTGACAGGCTTTTTTACCCATGAACCGGCTTCAATCCCGCTCACCGAATTTCGCTCGGTACAGGCACTCGTTGAAGGATTCAGAGCCGAAAACAAGATATTCGCCAAGTCAGGGTCTTAATATGAAGTCTCGTATGAGCAACTGCACACCTAGATTATAGCATGATGATCCCATGGACGTTGTCGCTCCTTGTCTAGGGTATGTAGCGTGATGCTCCGTGCTCTCAGTTATCCTATCCTATCGCAACCAACCCTACTCCACTGCTTCTGTCCGGGATATATAAAACCACCGGGGTTGCAGAGATAGAGGAGGACTACGTGATCAACAGACAACCTGACCGGCTGTCCAGTCCGTCCGTTCTCACCGCCCGCTCACCGGCAGCGGCAGGCTCGTTTCACGGAAGCGGAATTTGCGGTTTGTCAAGATGGGACTTGGTTCCAATATACGGCGACTCCCGTCCTTGAAAAGCCGACATGGTCAGATGCATGGCACAATTCCTCTGAGACCGTCGGCACCGAAAACTGATTGATCAATCCCATCATCAGCCACTAGAATCTCCAATTAAACAGACCAAGCAAGTGGCTGGGTTGGCCCGCCGCGTCGCGTcgtcgctcgctcg is a window from the Fusarium keratoplasticum isolate Fu6.1 chromosome 5, whole genome shotgun sequence genome containing:
- a CDS encoding DUF2183 domain-containing protein; this encodes MLKAAFLGLVPVVLALPAAAPVAEPTVYRAVAVKAPEPTEVVVLEQRDIIDSVESYVDGLVTRVESKVSKWVNSGILDYPNGFPTGDAVKESLGISDDDDELAAQPTQVLNLPPYANWTNDGWNVRVHGNVYKIPDIDQDKIDDLANVFLIDTDVDELSPSQQAQARNVTKSIFVVQQGDVSVTMNFVNNVGVDPDESGGAINAKGGAQKIKLPYNTTREGDFDVFVKLRNTTGPNDGYLIPGNETSRIQTLNLYAEGKNNSGNATAYLVPPKGMTIVSDIDDILRVTKIYEPKEGLLNTFARPFVSWMNMPDIYANWSSSINDLHFHYLTTTPEQATRNYMSFIYNTYPLGSFDTRPLNFSDLSATLSIRRFLLDKVFQTFPDRKFILVADTTNSDVMKAYPALYKDYPGQVQCIFLRNTSATDDGNKFPYNTEGFKGIPQERYMFFRVPDDLSHLDIANGQCYNSSIKQNVTFSYQGLPFGLSDDDNAAAMGASPRIGMVLAGLAAAVLAVMV